The following are encoded in a window of Thunnus albacares chromosome 9, fThuAlb1.1, whole genome shotgun sequence genomic DNA:
- the tie1 gene encoding tyrosine-protein kinase receptor Tie-1 isoform X2 gives MRITNIMRIAWVCVLCFIDLSDAVIDLTMISTAEVTSFNHFNISCINGERSPAPVELDITRDNEILRFSKKPNFKVHKPKNKEVVARDFMTLLDNIGIYYCKSTQEVPPFETVTMINNFARANFIPTHLTVTANKGETVNLSMQLLNPQKRDVTWKYNGNYYYMTHWNDMINHTAVLTVEDAAFANQGIYSASYVGDSPLQGAWMRLIVRDCPSKKWGEYCDKDCPDCLNGGVCHGLDGDCICPPGFRGTHCETACREGMFGRNCQESCGSELNCKGLRFCLPDPYGCSCASGWFGSRCEKACHNDMYGPDCKLSCKCQNGGVCNRFSGCQCPTGWRGQSCEKSDRAPQILDLDSNLEWNLNSSPKISCSATGNPLPSHNSIELRKLDSTVLKATQTIMDSNKSTALFEIHHLSVQQGGLWECRVSTNGGQDSRKFNLTIKEPPVPITAPKLMEKRSKQLLVMPMESFRGHGPIVSTRILYKPVENEDSWSSIIVYSDKEPITLMNLEPSTRYRVRVQLSRPGEKGEGAQGPEAIMETDCLEPTVQPEIDISSVEGRNATVHWRLPANNGINASTASGFLVQLFGPPPHSKKLLEETTLLNVLSTKFHNLEYQQDYKVVVHLINCGSQGPPSKPYHFRINSQGPSSPRNVQALPLSMSAIQVRWQPPEDPNGGIIKYIIEYQPVGQGSPHPWVDTDDGNKTTKDVTALNGSTLYQFRVRAFSKVPGEWSSFVQATTQGDGFQSLTPTTQGVAGRPTGDSYQLLVAVVGSVTVTCVTILLALLALFFIRKTLLNRRRTFTYQSGSGEETILQFNSGTLTLTRRPKPTPEPLTYPILEWEDIKFEDVIGEGNFGQVIKAMIKKDGNKMSAAIKMLKEFASENDHRDFAGELEVLCKLGQHPNIINLIGACENRGYLYIAIEYAPYGNLLDFLRKSRVLETDPAFAKEHGTASTLTSQQLLQFAVDVATGMHYLSDKQFIHRDLAARNVLVGDNLVAKIADFGLSRGEEVYVKKTMGRLPVRWMAIESLNYSVYTTKSDVWSFGVLLWEIVSLGGTPYCGMTCAELYEKLPQGYRMEKPKNCDDEVYELMRQCWRDRPYERPPFSQISVQLNRMQEARKAYVNMALFENFTYAGIDATAEEA, from the exons ATGAGGATTACAAATATCATGAGGAttgcgtgggtgtgtgtattGTGCTTCATTGATTTATCAG ATGCTGTGATCGACTTGACTATGATCTCCACAGCAGAGGTCACCAGTTTCAATCACTTCAACATCTCTTGTATCAATGGCGAGCGCAGCCCTGCGCCGGTTGAACTGGACATCACGAGAGACAACGAAATCCTCAGATTCTCCAAGAAGCCAAATTTTAAAGTGCATAAGCCCAAGAACAAGGAGGTGGTGGCCAGAGACTTTATGACCCTACTGGATAATATTGGTATCTATTACTGCAAATCGACTCAGGAAGTTCCCCCGTTTGAGACGGTCACAATGATCAACAACTTTGCCAGAG CAAATTTTATACCAACTCACCTGACAGTGACCGCCAACAAAGGAGAGACAGTTAACCTCAGTATGCAGCTCCTGAACCCCCAAAAGAGGGATGTGACCTGGAAGTACAATG GAAATTACTATTACATGACTCACTGGAATGATATGATCAACCACACTGCTGTGCTGACAGTAGAGGACGCAGCTTTTGCCAATCAAGGCATCTACAGTGCCAGCTATGTGGGAGACAGCCCTCTCCAGGGCGCCTGGATGAGGCTCATTGTCAGAG ACTGTCCCAGTAAGAAGTGGGGTGAGTACTGTGACAAGGACTGTCCAGACTGTCTCAATGGTGGAGTGTGTCATGGTCTTGACGGAGACTGTATCTGCCCTCCTGGATTCAGGGGAACACACTGTGAGACAG CCTGCAGAGAAGGAATGTTTGGCCGAAACTGCCAGGAGTCATGTGGCTCCGAGCTGAACTGCAAGGGGCTTCGCTTCTGCCTACCAGACCCTTATGGCTGCTCCTGCGCCAGCGGCTGGTTTGGGAGCCGCTGTGAGAAGG CCTGCCATAATGACATGTACGGACCAGACTGCAAGCTGAGTTGTAAATGCCAGAATGGAGGAGTTTGCAACCGTTTTAGTGGATGCCAGTGTCCCACAGGGTGGAGAGGACAGAGCTGTGAGAAATCTG ACCGGGCTCCCCAGATCTTGGACTTGGATAGTAATTTAGAGTGGAATCTGAACTCCAGCCCCAAGATCTCTTGTTCAGCCACAGGAAACCCCCTGCCCAGCCACAACAGCATTGAGCTGCGAAAGTTGGACAGCACTGTGCTTAAG GCCACTCAAACCATCATGGATTCAAATAAGAGTACAGCCCTGTTTGAGATCCATCACCTGAGTGTTCAACAAGGAGGGCTGTGGGAGTGCAGGGTGTCCACCAACGGAGGCCAGGACTCCCGCAAGTTCAACCTCACCATTAAAG AACCGCCAGTGCCCATTACTGCCCCCAAACTCATGGAAAAGCGGAGTAAGCAGCTGCTGGTGATGCCGATGGAGTCCTTCCGAGGACACGGTCCTATTGTCTCCACCAGGATCCTCTACAAGCCTGTGGAGAATGAAGACTCTTGGTCCTCCATCATAG TCTACAGTGACAAAGAGCCCATCACGCTGATGAACCTGGAGCCTTCAACACGCTACCGTGTCCGTGTCCAGCTAAGTCGTCCTGGGGAAAAAGGAGAGGGGGCCCAGGGGCCAGAGGCCATCATGGAGACTGATTGTCTTG AGCCCACAGTTCAACCTGAGATTGACATCAGCTCGGTGGAAGGCCGCAATGCCACTGTACACTGGCGACTGCCTGCCAACAATGGCATTAATGCCAGCACAGCCAGTGGCTTTTTAGTGCAGCTCTTCGGGCCACCACCCCACAGTAAGAAACTACTGGAGGAGACCACCCTGCTCAATGTGCTTTCCACAAAGTTTCACAACCTGGAGTATCAGCAAGACTACAAGGTGGTGGTGCACCTCATCAACTGCGGCAGCCAGGGGCCTCCCTCCAAGCCCTACCACTTCCGCATCAACAGCCAGG GCCCATCGTCCCCACGCAATGTCCAGGCCCTGCCTCTGTCCATGTCAGCCATCCAGGTGAGGTGGCAGCCCCCTGAGGACCCCAATGGAGGCATCATTAAATACATCATAGAGTACCAGCCGGTCGGCCAGGGGAGCCCTCACCCTTGGGTGGACACAGATGATGGAAACAAGACCACCAAAGATGTGACAGCTCTCAATGGCAGTACCCTCTACCAATTCAGAGTGAGGGCATTTTCTAAAGTGCCAGGAGAGTGGAGCAGCTTTGTTCAGGCAACGACACAAGGGGATG GCTTTCAGAGTTTAACCCCGACCACCCAGGGGGTGGCTGGGAGGCCTACTGGGGACAGTTACCAGCTGTtggtggcagtggtgggatcAGTGACAGTCACCTGTGTGACCATCCTGCTGGCACTGCTTGCTCTTTTCTTCATACGCAAGACATTGCTCAATCGTCGGCGCACATTTACCTACCAGTCTGGATCG GGTGAGGAGACCATTCTGCAGTTTAACTCAGGCACTCTGACCCTGACCCGGAGGCCCAAGCCCACCCCAGAGCCCCTCACTTATCCAATCCTGGAGTGGGAGGACATTAAGTTTGAAGATGTCATCGGAGAAGGCAACTTTGGCCAG GTCATCAAAGCCATGATCAAGAAGGACGGCAACAAGATGAGCGCCGCCATAAAGATGCTGAAAG AGTTTGCCTCAGAGAATGACCACCGAGACTTTGCAGGGGAGCTGGAGGTGCTGTGTAAACTAGGCCAGCATCCCAACATCATCAACCTGATAGGGGCCTGTGAGAACAGAG GTTACCTGTATATAGCCATAGAATACGCTCCCTACGGTAACCTTCTTGACTTCCTGAGAAAGAGCAGAGTCTTGGAGACTGACCCCGCTTTTGCTAAGGAACACGGCACTGCTTCCACCCTCACCTCCCAACAGCTCCTGCAGTTCGCTGTGGACGTGGCAACTGGGATGCACTACCTCAGTGACAAACAG TTCATTCACAGGGATTTGGCTGCTAGGAATGTTCTTGTAGGGGACAACCTTGTGGCGAAGATAGCAGATTTTGGCCTGTCCCGTGGTGAGGAAGTTTATGTTAAGAAGACTATG GGGAGACTGCCTGTACGCTGGATGGCCATCGAGTCCCTGAACTACAGCGTATACACAACCAAGAGCGATGT
- the tie1 gene encoding tyrosine-protein kinase receptor Tie-1 isoform X3 translates to MRITNIMRIAWVCVLCFIDLSDAVIDLTMISTAEVTSFNHFNISCINGERSPAPVELDITRDNEILRFSKKPNFKVHKPKNKEVVARDFMTLLDNIGIYYCKSTQEVPPFETVTMINNFARANFIPTHLTVTANKGETVNLSMQLLNPQKRDVTWKYNGNYYYMTHWNDMINHTAVLTVEDAAFANQGIYSASYVGDSPLQGAWMRLIVRDCPSKKWGEYCDKDCPDCLNGGVCHGLDGDCICPPGFRGTHCETACREGMFGRNCQESCGSELNCKGLRFCLPDPYGCSCASGWFGSRCEKACHNDMYGPDCKLSCKCQNGGVCNRFSGCQCPTGWRGQSCEKSDRAPQILDLDSNLEWNLNSSPKISCSATGNPLPSHNSIELRKLDSTVLKATQTIMDSNKSTALFEIHHLSVQQGGLWECRVSTNGGQDSRKFNLTIKEPPVPITAPKLMEKRSKQLLVMPMESFRGHGPIVSTRILYKPVENEDSWSSIIVYSDKEPITLMNLEPSTRYRVRVQLSRPGEKGEGAQGPEAIMETDCLGPSSPRNVQALPLSMSAIQVRWQPPEDPNGGIIKYIIEYQPVGQGSPHPWVDTDDGNKTTKDVTALNGSTLYQFRVRAFSKVPGEWSSFVQATTQGDGFQSLTPTTQGVAGRPTGDSYQLLVAVVGSVTVTCVTILLALLALFFIRKTLLNRRRTFTYQSGSGEETILQFNSGTLTLTRRPKPTPEPLTYPILEWEDIKFEDVIGEGNFGQVIKAMIKKDGNKMSAAIKMLKEFASENDHRDFAGELEVLCKLGQHPNIINLIGACENRGYLYIAIEYAPYGNLLDFLRKSRVLETDPAFAKEHGTASTLTSQQLLQFAVDVATGMHYLSDKQFIHRDLAARNVLVGDNLVAKIADFGLSRGEEVYVKKTMAEDINVLLCSQGRLPVRWMAIESLNYSVYTTKSDVWSFGVLLWEIVSLGGTPYCGMTCAELYEKLPQGYRMEKPKNCDDEVYELMRQCWRDRPYERPPFSQISVQLNRMQEARKAYVNMALFENFTYAGIDATAEEA, encoded by the exons ATGAGGATTACAAATATCATGAGGAttgcgtgggtgtgtgtattGTGCTTCATTGATTTATCAG ATGCTGTGATCGACTTGACTATGATCTCCACAGCAGAGGTCACCAGTTTCAATCACTTCAACATCTCTTGTATCAATGGCGAGCGCAGCCCTGCGCCGGTTGAACTGGACATCACGAGAGACAACGAAATCCTCAGATTCTCCAAGAAGCCAAATTTTAAAGTGCATAAGCCCAAGAACAAGGAGGTGGTGGCCAGAGACTTTATGACCCTACTGGATAATATTGGTATCTATTACTGCAAATCGACTCAGGAAGTTCCCCCGTTTGAGACGGTCACAATGATCAACAACTTTGCCAGAG CAAATTTTATACCAACTCACCTGACAGTGACCGCCAACAAAGGAGAGACAGTTAACCTCAGTATGCAGCTCCTGAACCCCCAAAAGAGGGATGTGACCTGGAAGTACAATG GAAATTACTATTACATGACTCACTGGAATGATATGATCAACCACACTGCTGTGCTGACAGTAGAGGACGCAGCTTTTGCCAATCAAGGCATCTACAGTGCCAGCTATGTGGGAGACAGCCCTCTCCAGGGCGCCTGGATGAGGCTCATTGTCAGAG ACTGTCCCAGTAAGAAGTGGGGTGAGTACTGTGACAAGGACTGTCCAGACTGTCTCAATGGTGGAGTGTGTCATGGTCTTGACGGAGACTGTATCTGCCCTCCTGGATTCAGGGGAACACACTGTGAGACAG CCTGCAGAGAAGGAATGTTTGGCCGAAACTGCCAGGAGTCATGTGGCTCCGAGCTGAACTGCAAGGGGCTTCGCTTCTGCCTACCAGACCCTTATGGCTGCTCCTGCGCCAGCGGCTGGTTTGGGAGCCGCTGTGAGAAGG CCTGCCATAATGACATGTACGGACCAGACTGCAAGCTGAGTTGTAAATGCCAGAATGGAGGAGTTTGCAACCGTTTTAGTGGATGCCAGTGTCCCACAGGGTGGAGAGGACAGAGCTGTGAGAAATCTG ACCGGGCTCCCCAGATCTTGGACTTGGATAGTAATTTAGAGTGGAATCTGAACTCCAGCCCCAAGATCTCTTGTTCAGCCACAGGAAACCCCCTGCCCAGCCACAACAGCATTGAGCTGCGAAAGTTGGACAGCACTGTGCTTAAG GCCACTCAAACCATCATGGATTCAAATAAGAGTACAGCCCTGTTTGAGATCCATCACCTGAGTGTTCAACAAGGAGGGCTGTGGGAGTGCAGGGTGTCCACCAACGGAGGCCAGGACTCCCGCAAGTTCAACCTCACCATTAAAG AACCGCCAGTGCCCATTACTGCCCCCAAACTCATGGAAAAGCGGAGTAAGCAGCTGCTGGTGATGCCGATGGAGTCCTTCCGAGGACACGGTCCTATTGTCTCCACCAGGATCCTCTACAAGCCTGTGGAGAATGAAGACTCTTGGTCCTCCATCATAG TCTACAGTGACAAAGAGCCCATCACGCTGATGAACCTGGAGCCTTCAACACGCTACCGTGTCCGTGTCCAGCTAAGTCGTCCTGGGGAAAAAGGAGAGGGGGCCCAGGGGCCAGAGGCCATCATGGAGACTGATTGTCTTG GCCCATCGTCCCCACGCAATGTCCAGGCCCTGCCTCTGTCCATGTCAGCCATCCAGGTGAGGTGGCAGCCCCCTGAGGACCCCAATGGAGGCATCATTAAATACATCATAGAGTACCAGCCGGTCGGCCAGGGGAGCCCTCACCCTTGGGTGGACACAGATGATGGAAACAAGACCACCAAAGATGTGACAGCTCTCAATGGCAGTACCCTCTACCAATTCAGAGTGAGGGCATTTTCTAAAGTGCCAGGAGAGTGGAGCAGCTTTGTTCAGGCAACGACACAAGGGGATG GCTTTCAGAGTTTAACCCCGACCACCCAGGGGGTGGCTGGGAGGCCTACTGGGGACAGTTACCAGCTGTtggtggcagtggtgggatcAGTGACAGTCACCTGTGTGACCATCCTGCTGGCACTGCTTGCTCTTTTCTTCATACGCAAGACATTGCTCAATCGTCGGCGCACATTTACCTACCAGTCTGGATCG GGTGAGGAGACCATTCTGCAGTTTAACTCAGGCACTCTGACCCTGACCCGGAGGCCCAAGCCCACCCCAGAGCCCCTCACTTATCCAATCCTGGAGTGGGAGGACATTAAGTTTGAAGATGTCATCGGAGAAGGCAACTTTGGCCAG GTCATCAAAGCCATGATCAAGAAGGACGGCAACAAGATGAGCGCCGCCATAAAGATGCTGAAAG AGTTTGCCTCAGAGAATGACCACCGAGACTTTGCAGGGGAGCTGGAGGTGCTGTGTAAACTAGGCCAGCATCCCAACATCATCAACCTGATAGGGGCCTGTGAGAACAGAG GTTACCTGTATATAGCCATAGAATACGCTCCCTACGGTAACCTTCTTGACTTCCTGAGAAAGAGCAGAGTCTTGGAGACTGACCCCGCTTTTGCTAAGGAACACGGCACTGCTTCCACCCTCACCTCCCAACAGCTCCTGCAGTTCGCTGTGGACGTGGCAACTGGGATGCACTACCTCAGTGACAAACAG TTCATTCACAGGGATTTGGCTGCTAGGAATGTTCTTGTAGGGGACAACCTTGTGGCGAAGATAGCAGATTTTGGCCTGTCCCGTGGTGAGGAAGTTTATGTTAAGAAGACTATG GCAGAAGACATCAATGTCTTACTTTGCTCTCAGGGGAGACTGCCTGTACGCTGGATGGCCATCGAGTCCCTGAACTACAGCGTATACACAACCAAGAGCGATGT
- the tie1 gene encoding tyrosine-protein kinase receptor Tie-1 isoform X4 produces MRITNIMRIAWVCVLCFIDLSDAVIDLTMISTAEVTSFNHFNISCINGERSPAPVELDITRDNEILRFSKKPNFKVHKPKNKEVVARDFMTLLDNIGIYYCKSTQEVPPFETVTMINNFARANFIPTHLTVTANKGETVNLSMQLLNPQKRDVTWKYNGNYYYMTHWNDMINHTAVLTVEDAAFANQGIYSASYVGDSPLQGAWMRLIVRDCPSKKWGEYCDKDCPDCLNGGVCHGLDGDCICPPGFRGTHCETACREGMFGRNCQESCGSELNCKGLRFCLPDPYGCSCASGWFGSRCEKACHNDMYGPDCKLSCKCQNGGVCNRFSGCQCPTGWRGQSCEKSDRAPQILDLDSNLEWNLNSSPKISCSATGNPLPSHNSIELRKLDSTVLKATQTIMDSNKSTALFEIHHLSVQQGGLWECRVSTNGGQDSRKFNLTIKEPPVPITAPKLMEKRSKQLLVMPMESFRGHGPIVSTRILYKPVENEDSWSSIIVYSDKEPITLMNLEPSTRYRVRVQLSRPGEKGEGAQGPEAIMETDCLGPSSPRNVQALPLSMSAIQVRWQPPEDPNGGIIKYIIEYQPVGQGSPHPWVDTDDGNKTTKDVTALNGSTLYQFRVRAFSKVPGEWSSFVQATTQGDGFQSLTPTTQGVAGRPTGDSYQLLVAVVGSVTVTCVTILLALLALFFIRKTLLNRRRTFTYQSGSGEETILQFNSGTLTLTRRPKPTPEPLTYPILEWEDIKFEDVIGEGNFGQVIKAMIKKDGNKMSAAIKMLKEFASENDHRDFAGELEVLCKLGQHPNIINLIGACENRGYLYIAIEYAPYGNLLDFLRKSRVLETDPAFAKEHGTASTLTSQQLLQFAVDVATGMHYLSDKQFIHRDLAARNVLVGDNLVAKIADFGLSRGEEVYVKKTMGRLPVRWMAIESLNYSVYTTKSDVWSFGVLLWEIVSLGGTPYCGMTCAELYEKLPQGYRMEKPKNCDDEVYELMRQCWRDRPYERPPFSQISVQLNRMQEARKAYVNMALFENFTYAGIDATAEEA; encoded by the exons ATGAGGATTACAAATATCATGAGGAttgcgtgggtgtgtgtattGTGCTTCATTGATTTATCAG ATGCTGTGATCGACTTGACTATGATCTCCACAGCAGAGGTCACCAGTTTCAATCACTTCAACATCTCTTGTATCAATGGCGAGCGCAGCCCTGCGCCGGTTGAACTGGACATCACGAGAGACAACGAAATCCTCAGATTCTCCAAGAAGCCAAATTTTAAAGTGCATAAGCCCAAGAACAAGGAGGTGGTGGCCAGAGACTTTATGACCCTACTGGATAATATTGGTATCTATTACTGCAAATCGACTCAGGAAGTTCCCCCGTTTGAGACGGTCACAATGATCAACAACTTTGCCAGAG CAAATTTTATACCAACTCACCTGACAGTGACCGCCAACAAAGGAGAGACAGTTAACCTCAGTATGCAGCTCCTGAACCCCCAAAAGAGGGATGTGACCTGGAAGTACAATG GAAATTACTATTACATGACTCACTGGAATGATATGATCAACCACACTGCTGTGCTGACAGTAGAGGACGCAGCTTTTGCCAATCAAGGCATCTACAGTGCCAGCTATGTGGGAGACAGCCCTCTCCAGGGCGCCTGGATGAGGCTCATTGTCAGAG ACTGTCCCAGTAAGAAGTGGGGTGAGTACTGTGACAAGGACTGTCCAGACTGTCTCAATGGTGGAGTGTGTCATGGTCTTGACGGAGACTGTATCTGCCCTCCTGGATTCAGGGGAACACACTGTGAGACAG CCTGCAGAGAAGGAATGTTTGGCCGAAACTGCCAGGAGTCATGTGGCTCCGAGCTGAACTGCAAGGGGCTTCGCTTCTGCCTACCAGACCCTTATGGCTGCTCCTGCGCCAGCGGCTGGTTTGGGAGCCGCTGTGAGAAGG CCTGCCATAATGACATGTACGGACCAGACTGCAAGCTGAGTTGTAAATGCCAGAATGGAGGAGTTTGCAACCGTTTTAGTGGATGCCAGTGTCCCACAGGGTGGAGAGGACAGAGCTGTGAGAAATCTG ACCGGGCTCCCCAGATCTTGGACTTGGATAGTAATTTAGAGTGGAATCTGAACTCCAGCCCCAAGATCTCTTGTTCAGCCACAGGAAACCCCCTGCCCAGCCACAACAGCATTGAGCTGCGAAAGTTGGACAGCACTGTGCTTAAG GCCACTCAAACCATCATGGATTCAAATAAGAGTACAGCCCTGTTTGAGATCCATCACCTGAGTGTTCAACAAGGAGGGCTGTGGGAGTGCAGGGTGTCCACCAACGGAGGCCAGGACTCCCGCAAGTTCAACCTCACCATTAAAG AACCGCCAGTGCCCATTACTGCCCCCAAACTCATGGAAAAGCGGAGTAAGCAGCTGCTGGTGATGCCGATGGAGTCCTTCCGAGGACACGGTCCTATTGTCTCCACCAGGATCCTCTACAAGCCTGTGGAGAATGAAGACTCTTGGTCCTCCATCATAG TCTACAGTGACAAAGAGCCCATCACGCTGATGAACCTGGAGCCTTCAACACGCTACCGTGTCCGTGTCCAGCTAAGTCGTCCTGGGGAAAAAGGAGAGGGGGCCCAGGGGCCAGAGGCCATCATGGAGACTGATTGTCTTG GCCCATCGTCCCCACGCAATGTCCAGGCCCTGCCTCTGTCCATGTCAGCCATCCAGGTGAGGTGGCAGCCCCCTGAGGACCCCAATGGAGGCATCATTAAATACATCATAGAGTACCAGCCGGTCGGCCAGGGGAGCCCTCACCCTTGGGTGGACACAGATGATGGAAACAAGACCACCAAAGATGTGACAGCTCTCAATGGCAGTACCCTCTACCAATTCAGAGTGAGGGCATTTTCTAAAGTGCCAGGAGAGTGGAGCAGCTTTGTTCAGGCAACGACACAAGGGGATG GCTTTCAGAGTTTAACCCCGACCACCCAGGGGGTGGCTGGGAGGCCTACTGGGGACAGTTACCAGCTGTtggtggcagtggtgggatcAGTGACAGTCACCTGTGTGACCATCCTGCTGGCACTGCTTGCTCTTTTCTTCATACGCAAGACATTGCTCAATCGTCGGCGCACATTTACCTACCAGTCTGGATCG GGTGAGGAGACCATTCTGCAGTTTAACTCAGGCACTCTGACCCTGACCCGGAGGCCCAAGCCCACCCCAGAGCCCCTCACTTATCCAATCCTGGAGTGGGAGGACATTAAGTTTGAAGATGTCATCGGAGAAGGCAACTTTGGCCAG GTCATCAAAGCCATGATCAAGAAGGACGGCAACAAGATGAGCGCCGCCATAAAGATGCTGAAAG AGTTTGCCTCAGAGAATGACCACCGAGACTTTGCAGGGGAGCTGGAGGTGCTGTGTAAACTAGGCCAGCATCCCAACATCATCAACCTGATAGGGGCCTGTGAGAACAGAG GTTACCTGTATATAGCCATAGAATACGCTCCCTACGGTAACCTTCTTGACTTCCTGAGAAAGAGCAGAGTCTTGGAGACTGACCCCGCTTTTGCTAAGGAACACGGCACTGCTTCCACCCTCACCTCCCAACAGCTCCTGCAGTTCGCTGTGGACGTGGCAACTGGGATGCACTACCTCAGTGACAAACAG TTCATTCACAGGGATTTGGCTGCTAGGAATGTTCTTGTAGGGGACAACCTTGTGGCGAAGATAGCAGATTTTGGCCTGTCCCGTGGTGAGGAAGTTTATGTTAAGAAGACTATG GGGAGACTGCCTGTACGCTGGATGGCCATCGAGTCCCTGAACTACAGCGTATACACAACCAAGAGCGATGT